In Aspergillus flavus chromosome 3, complete sequence, one genomic interval encodes:
- a CDS encoding nuclear distribution protein nudF, which yields MPPLLTNRQAEELHKSMIAYLVASDLPDTAAALRREVNLSEDVFDPTTAKRYEGMLEKKWTSIARLQKKIMDLESRNATLQSELDNSTPASRLKRNQDPASWLPSTVRYSLESHRDKVNCVAFHPTFSSIASGSDDCTIKIWDWELGELERTLKGHTRAVRDVDYGGPRDNVLLASCSSDLSIKLWKPTDNYKNIRTLQGHDHIVSAVRFIPSRNLLVSASRDNDMRIWDVTTGYCVKTINGHTDWVRDVSISFDGRFLFSTGQDMTARLWDISTVSNIEHKRTMLGHENFIECCAFAPPTSYQFLAPLAGLGKRPSSTNGADFMATGSRDNTIKIWDSRGTCLMTLVGHDSWVQALVFHPGGKYLLSVSDDKTLRCWDLNQQGKCVKTLDAHESFVTSLRWAPGVAKNVPGGDGAAEGEGNDKNGAGSENPANIQMRCVVATGGWDQKLKIFAG from the exons ATGCCTCCCTTACTAACTAATCGGCAAGCCGAGGAGCT ACACAAGTCAATGATAGCGTACCTCGTGGCGAGCGACCTACCGGACACCGCAGCGGCACTCAGGAGAGAAGTGAACCTCAGCGAAGATGTGTTCGATCCAACTACAGCGAAAAGGTACGAAGGGATGCTGGAGAAAAAATGGACAAGCATTGCCCGCTTGCAGAAAAAG ATAATGGATCTTGAATCCAGAAATGCGACGCTTCAATCTGAACTCGATAACTCAACACCAGCCTCCCGCTTAAAGCGCAACCAAGATCCAGCCTCCTGGCTTCCGAGTACGGTTCGCTATTCACTAGAATCGCACCGAGACAAAGTAAATTGTGTTGCCTTCCACCCGACATTTTCCTCCATAGCCTCCGGCTCCGACGATTGCACGATAAAGATATGGGACTGGGAACTCGGAGAGCTTGAGCGGACGCTTAAGGGCCATACAAGAGCAGTCCGGGACGTTGACTACGGCGGGCCGCGGGATAATGTCCTTCTCGCTTCCTGCAGTTCCGACCTGTCTATTAAGCTATGGAAACCGACAGACAATTATAAGAATATCCGCACGCTGCAGGGCCATGATCACATCGTCAGTGCGGTTCGTTTTATACCATCAAGAAACCTGCTGGTGAGCGCAAGCAGAGACAACGATATGAGAATCTGGGATGTCACAACCGGGTATTGTGTGAAGACTATAAACGGCCATACCGACTGGGTGCGGGATGTTAGCATCTCGTTTGACGGgaggtttcttttctccacgGGCCAAGATATGACCGCTCGCTTATGGGACATCTCTACTGTATCGAATATAGAACATAAACGAACGATGCTTGGTCACGAGAATTTCATTGAATGCTGCGCTTTCGCCCCACCTACGTCATACCAGTTCCTTGCGCCCTTGGCCGGACTAGGGAAACGCCCTTCTTCTACGAACGGAGCTGACTTCATGGCGACCGGATCACGAGACAACACTATTAAGATATGGGACAGCCGCGGGACGTGCCTCATGACATTAGTGGGCCATGATAGCTGGGTGCAGGCGCTGGTATTCCACCCGGGAGGAAAATACCTTCTATCAGTATCGGACGACAAGACACTAAGATGCTGGGACTTGAACCAACAAGGAAAGTGCGTGAAGACGCTCGACGCCCACGAAAGCTTCGTCACCTCCCTGCGATGGGCTCCAGGAGTGGCCAAGAATGTACCTGGCGGAGACGGCGCAgcggagggagaaggaaacgaTAAGAACGGGGCTGGTAGTGAGAATCCTGCCAATATCCAGATGCGCTGCGTGGTCGCAACAGGGGGCTGGGATCAGAAATTAAAGATCTTTGCGGGTTGA
- a CDS encoding putative 26S proteasome regulatory subunit Rpn2 (unnamed protein product) has protein sequence MVGLASAAGLVGFLSEPDPELRVFALKTLDSQIDLLWTEVVDAVPQIEALYEDETFPERELAALVAAKVYYHLQEYNESMVFALGAGKLFKLDNGGEFEETIIAKCVDTFISLSAAQRPAAGDQPANLNTAFPTSSEGATSTSASLTSPITPFSQSALPSKSLLSRQEVPGIDATYPGGDDASVNQDETPLVLKRGVQGQLQAVIERLFEQCFIQKRYRQVIGIAIEAKSLDVLRKTIIRASEDEKKQNGESRRSEELMEYVLDICMGIVQERAFRNEILKLILELLNEIPNPDYFSIAKCVVYLNEHSMASVILRQLVEKGDARSLAVAYQISFDLYDNSTQEFLQKVRQEIADLVPEAEAEEKQDTVEGDREPKESDPLLEDQSSSSQPRSIGANDKSKLSSESQSAFKNILDILDGIKSIQLNLEFLYRSNKADIAILNKVRDSLEARNSIFHTAVTLSNAFMHAGTTHDKFFRDNLEWLGKAVNWSKFTATAALGVIHRGNLSQGQKLLQPYLPREHIAGVGGSGSVYSQGGSLYAFGLIYANHGGMAVDLIRDHFKKATEEVVQHGGALGLGVAGMATGDEGIYEDLRNVLYSDSAINGEAVGLAMGLVMLGTGNMRALEDMIQYAHETQHEKIVRGLAMGMALIMYSRQEAADELINGLLGDPDPTLRYGGIMTIALAYCGSSSNKAVRKLLHVAVSDVNDDVRRIAVLSLGFILFRKYQSVPRMVELLSESYNPHVRYGAAMALGISCAGTGLDEAIDLLEPMLKDSTDFVRQGALISLAMVLVQQNEAMNPRVSTLRKAMMKMIGDRHEDAMAKFGCAVALGIIDAGGRNCTISLQTQTGNLNMPGIVGAAVFTQYWYWFPLTHFLSLSFAPTSVIGVDQKLEVPFFKFHSNTRPSLFDYPPEQQVKTEEAPEKVKTAVLSTTAQAKRRAQRREKQQRRESMDIDQTPTTPKVSDQMPDRMETDDAATKVEDDTKEGEKESGEGQRKKVERERVGYELENMSRVLPAQLKYLTFPDPRYEPVKRPTGGVVVVLDKKPEEPRETIEMKASKEVRQPAAAAETLQDRLQAAMGAAALQTPQRGSSRLAEAAAGAAAAAGVLTAVDEDDEDDEEAPVPEEFEYETDGDED, from the exons ATGGTTGGACTCGCTTCGGCTGCTGGCCTCGTCGGCTTCCTCTCTGAACCAGACCCTGAGCTGCGGGTTTTTGCTTTAAAGACCCTAGATTCTCAGATCGATTTGCTCTGGACAGAAGTGGTGGATGCTGTTCCACAAAT AGAGGCTCTCTATGAAGATGAAACCTTCCCAGAACGCGAGCTCGCTGCTCTTGTCGCCGCTAAAGTTTACTATCACCTTCAAGAATATAATGAGAGTATGGTATTTGCACTGGGTGCGGGGAAGCTGTTCAAGTTAGACAATGGAGGCGAATTTGAGGAAACGATTATTG CTAAATGCGTTGATACCTTCATCTCCCTATCTGCTGCCCAACGACCTGCCGCTGGCGACCAGCCGGCCAACCTCAATACTGCCTTCCCCACTTCCAGTGAAGGTGCTACAAGCACCTCTGCTAGTTTGACGTCCCCGATCACTCCGTTTTCGCAGTCTGCCTTACCATCGAAGTCGCTCCTTTCCCGACAAGAAGTACCAGGTATCGATGCGACTTACCCGGGTGGCGACGATGCTAGCGTTAACCAGGATGAGACGCCACTCGTCCTGAAGAGAGGCGTTCAAGGCCAGTTGCAGGCCGTTATCGAACGTCTGTTCGAGCAATGCTTCATCCAAAAGCGATATCGCCAGGTGATCGGAATTGCCATCGAAGCGAAGAGCTTGGACGTGCTTCGGAAAACCATCATTCGGGCAAGtgaagatgagaagaaacagaatgGCGAGTCTCGAAGGAGTGAAGAACTGATGGAATACGTACTGGATATTTGCATGGGTATTGTACAGGAGCGTGCGTTCCGTAACGAG ATTCTCAAACTCATTCTAGAGCTCTTGAATGAGATCCCTAACCCTGATTATTTCTCGATAGCGAAGTGCGTCGTATACCTCAACGAACACTCCATGGCATCCGTCATCCTCCGCCAGTTGGTCGAGAAGGGCGATGCACGTTCCCTCGCTGTGGCGTATCAAATTTCATTTGATCTTTACGATAACAGCACGCAAGAATTCCTTCAAAAAGTCCGTCAGGAAATTGCCGATTTGGTACCAGAAGCGGAGGCTGAAGAAAAGCAAGACACAGTGGAGGGTGACCGAGAGCCGAAGGAGTCCGATCCATTGTTGGAAGACCAGTCCAGCTCGTCACAGCCCAGGTCCATCGGAGCCAACGACAAGTCGAAGCTATCCTCTGAATCACAATCGGCGTTTAAGAacattcttgatatccttgatgGCATTAAGAGTATCCAACTAAACTTGGAGTTTCTGTACCGAAGCAACAAGGCGGATATCGCTATCCTTAACAAAGTTCGGGATAGCTTGGAAGCTCGGAACTCTATCTTCCACACCGCTGTCACACTCTCCAATGCTTTCATGCATGCAGGTACCACACACGACAAGTTTTTCCGGGACAACCTGGAATGGTTAGGAAAGGCTGTCAACTGGTCCAAGTTCACAGCTACGGCTGCTCTTGGTGTCATCCATCGTGGTAACTTGAGCCAGGGCCAAAAGCTCCTGCAGCCTTACCTTCCAAGGGAACATATTGCCGGTGTCGGGGGATCGGGCTCAGTCTACAGCCAAGGAGGCTCGTTGTATGCCTTTGGTTTGATATATGCTAACCATGGCGGTATGGCTGTTGACCTCATCCGGGATCACTTCAAGAAGGCGACTGAGGAAGTTGTTCAGCATGGTGGAGCTTTAGGTCTCGGTGTTGCCGGCATGGCAACTGGTGATGAGGGTATCTACGAAGATTTGCGAAACGTCCTATATTCTGATTCAGCCATCAATGGTGAAGCTGTGGGTTTGGCCATGGGGTTGGTCATGCTGGGAACGGGTAACATGAGAGCTCTAGAGGACATGATTCAGTATGCCCATGAGACGCAACACGAGAAGATCGTTCGCGGTCTGGCTATGGGTATGGCTCTGATCATGTACTCCCGCCAAGAGGCTGCTGATGAGCTGATCAATGGCCTTTTGGGCGACCCTGATCCCACTCTCCGTTACGGTGGTATCATGACCATTGCTCTCGCCTATTGCGGCAGCAGTAGCAACAAGGCTGTCCGTAAGCTCCTCCATGTTGCCGTTAGCGACGTCAACGATGATGTGCGACGTATTGCAGTCCTGAGCTTGGGCTTTATCCTGTTTAGAAAGTACCAAAGCGTGCCTCGTATGGTTGAACTCCTTTCGGAGTCCTATAACCCTCACGTCCGCTATGGTGCAGCCATGGCACTCGGTATCTCGTGTGCTGGAACGGGCTTGGACGAGGCCATCGACCTGCTCGAGCCGATGCTCAAGGATTCCACGGACTTTGTGAGACAAGGAGCTCTGATCTCTCTGGCCATGGTGTTGGTACAACAGAACGAGGCCATGAACCCACGAGTCAGCACCCTTCGCAAAgccatgatgaagatgattgGAGATAGACACGAGGATGCCATGGCTAAGTTTGGTTGCGCCGTCGCTCTGGGTATCATAGATGCTGGTGGCCGGAATTGCACTATCAGCCTGCAAACGCAGACTGGCAACCTCAATATGCCTGGAATCGTCGGTGCTGCTGTATTTACTCAGTACTGGTACTGGTTCCCTCTCACCCATTTCTTGTCACTCAGCTTCGCCCCCACTTCCGTGATCGGCGTGGACCAGAAGCTTGAAGTTCCTTTCTTCAAGTTCCACAGTAATACTCGGCCGAGCCTGTTTGACTATCCTCCCGAGCAACAGGTCAAAACCGAGGAAGCGCCTGAGAAAGTCAAGACTGCCGTGTTGTCCACCACCGCCCAGGCTAAGCGTCGGGCACAGCGCCGTGAGAAGCAGCAGCGACGAGAGAGTATGGATATCGATCAGACACCTACCACGCCTAAGGTTTCGGATCAAATGCCGGATAGAATGGAAACGGACGACGCCGCCACCAAGGTCGAGGACGACACtaaggagggagagaaggagtCCGGAGAGggccaaagaaagaaggtggaACGGGAACGGGTTGGATATGAGCTCGAGAACATGTCGAGAGTCCTCCCCGCTCAACTGAAGTACCTCACATTTCCTGATCCGCGGTACGAGCCGGTCAAACGG CCTACCGGTGGAGTGGTTGTCGTGCTGGATAAGAAGCCAGAAGAACCACGGGAGACAATTGAAATGAAAGCAAGTAAGGAGGTCAGGCAACCtgcggcagcagcagagaCACTGCAAGACCGACTACAGGCTGCCATGGGCGCGGCAGCCCTCCAGACCCCTCAACGAGGCTCAAGCCGCTTGGCCGAGGCAGCCGCAGgagccgctgctgctgcgggtGTTTTAACAGCtgttgatgaggatgacgaggatgacgaggaggccCCCGTCCCCGAAGAGTTTGAATATGAAACCGACGGTGACGAGGACTAA
- a CDS encoding Alpha/Beta hydrolase protein encodes MYLPSPTYSFTIPSLHDETQLDCRLYLPRNSSLQSETIRGAIVAHPYAPLGGCYDDPVVSFVGGELLESGYIVGTFNFRGAGTSGGRTSWTAKPELADYVSFYGFMLCYLHSLRSQEVSRRGDGNIPCGANVEGSNPQLTLDRADIHLILGGYSYGSLIASHLPALNVVADLFRNVSAGTQAHGILESAAKVSALLEANNSTQEQNLETGDHLAMEEPLDISGTTISYLLVSPLLPPLNLFLTFFSTMSLDIGAQSPAQRRQIPCPKPTRQLCAHASLAIYGNQDSFTSASKLKKWSDELSHMPGGQFQSAEIDGAGHFWRENGVESQAREALGKWLRLIP; translated from the exons ATGTACTTACCCTCTCCCACATACTCCTTCACCATTCCTTCACTTCACGATGAGACTCAACTTGACTGTCGCCTTTATCTCCCCCGTAATTCTTCGTTGCAGTCAGAAACTATCCGAGGGGCTATCGTCGCACACCCATATGCTCCTCTCGGTGGGTGCTACGACGACCCAGTCGTAAGCTTTGTCGGAGGCGAGCTTTTGGAGAGTGGATATATTGTGGGCACATTCAACTTTCG TGGTGCTGGTACCTCGGGGGGACGGACTAGTTGGACCGCGAAGCCCGAATTAGCAGATTATGTTTCCTTCTACGGATTCATGCTGTGCTACTTGCATTCATTGAGGTCGCAAGAAGTCTCACGGCGAGGGGATGGAAATATCCCATGTGGGGCTAACGTTGAAGGCTCCAATCCTCAGCTTACACTTGACCGGGCAGATATCCATCTCATCCTCGGTGGTTATTCCTACGGTTCATTGATCGCATCACATCTTCCTGCCCTCAATGTCGTTGCGGATCTCTTCAGAAACGTCAGTGCTGGCACACAAGCACATGGGATTCTTGAAAGTGCAGCGAAAGTTTCAGCTCTGTTGGAAGCCAATAACTCAACTCAAGAACAAAACCTGGAAACAGGCGACCACCTGGCTATGGAAGAACCGCTGGATATCTCAGGAACAACAATTTCATACCTTCTCGTGTCGCCCCTCTTGCCGCCACTCAATCTGTTCCTAACGTTCTTCTCCACAATGTCTTTGGATATTGGGGCTCAAAGTCCAGCTCAACGGAGACAGATTCCATGTCCGAAGCCAACTCGTCAGCTGTGCGCCCATGCAAGTCTAGCTATTTACGGCAATCAGGACAGCTTCACGTCTGcaagtaaattaaaaaaatggTCAGACGAACTGTCGCATATGCCCGGTGGTCAATTTCAATCGGCCGAGATTGACGGAGCTGGACATTTCTGGAGAGAGAATGGGGTAGAGTCGCAGGCAAGAGAAGCACTGGGAAAGTGGTTGCGTCTGATACCTTGA
- a CDS encoding putative patatin family phospholipase, with the protein MAILHDSPILRPHCHPNSKHVRKPSSVKEASGTQFRFLSRAVSLPSLSSVIKSSLTWAGDTLYSVNQDGFSKVDKDGHTTTDDRKQVLYLKMRNAVSYKEWKDCAYELDELEDNNSWKATFESSEYDPHLVQERLKQLEEARISCDVSRMIFLIRTSLSRDLGNMRNDSLYRHSHVGTKDLIDQYITTALDTISSLVDLSAKGRCDGLELKYILDQLLAARQAFGRSALLFSGGATFGMNHIGVLKALWQAKLLPRIISGASAGSIVCAVFCTRTDDELPLLLDTFAYGDFAVFNDPDQEENILQKTARFLKYGSFLDISNLAKVMRNWLGDITFQEAYNRTRRILNICVSSAGIYELPKLLNYITAPNVLIWSAVAVSCSVPLVFSPFVLMAKDPETGEAVPWNDLHRQYIDGSVDGDLPMTRLSEMFNVNHFIVSQVNPHVVPFLPKYDGPTHGTPQTPSLTSRLFHTMTHLAKDEILHRLTVLSELGIFPTSLTKTVSIVNQKYSGDINIYPEILYTHFPAILKNPTREFMLKACLSGERATWPKLRRIRNHCAIELALDSAIQQMRARVAFSSSQTTLRTIGLPGYSETIDGSCGRGRLLNRRSSYSHEVEKAKHIRANSGRRARPLLRRCCSVQSPEQSSDTDRQDEADDDRAEARESYFPDLNDDLSLTDSGTDEETRPLALERLGLAEGRAVHHQPPRWSAPHGALPSLRSLPTTSIHSRRSSVGTQHQPSTHVTDPSLISARQLSTKLISSPQNRTLRMTPTSHPDLSPPAYN; encoded by the exons ATGGCAATCCTTCATGACTCTCCCATACTACGCCCTCACTGCCATCCCAATAGCAAACATGTTCGAAAGCCGTCGTCCGTAAAGGAGGCCTCTGGCACTCAGTTTCGTTTCCTTTCGAGAGCCGTTTCCCTTCCCTCGCTGTCATCCGTTATCAAGTCCTCCCTGACTTGGGCCGGCGACACTTTGTATAGTGTGAACCAGGATGGCTTCTCTAAGGTGGACAAGGATGGGCATACTACTACCGATGATCGAAAGCAGGTGCTGTATCTGAAAATGCGCAAT GCTGTATCATACAAAGAGTGGAAGGACTGCGCCTACGAGTTAGACGAGTTGGAAGACAATAACTCTTGGAAAGCAACCTTCGAGAGTTCCGAATACGATCCCCATCTAGTACAGGAACGCCTGAAGCAACTTGAAGAAGCTCGCATCAGCTGTGACGTTAGCCGGATGATATTCCTAATCCGCACCTCCCTAAGCCGCGATTTAGGAAACATGCGTAACGATTCTCTCTATCGACATTCGCACGTCGGTACGAAGGACTTGATTGATCAGTATATTACGACAGCCCTGGACACAATATCGTCACTGGTGGACCTGTCAGCGAAAGGTCGTTGTGATGGGCTGGAGTTGAAGTATATCCTTGATCAACTTTTAGCAGCAAGGCAAGCTTTTGGCCGGAGCGCCTTACTGTTCTCAGGTGGAGCAACATTCGGCATGAATCACATCGGCGTGCTCAAAGCACTTTGGCAGGCAAAACTCCTCCCTCGTATCATCTCTGGCGCTTCGGCTGGAAGTATTGTTTGCGCTGTCTTTTGCACTCGGACAGATGACGAACTTCCGTTGCTTTTGGATACGTTTGCCTATGGGGACTTTGCCGTTTTCAATGATCCTGACCAGGAGGAGAATATACTCCAGAAGACCGCCAGGTTTTTGAAGTACGGCTCTTTTCTAGATATCTCCAACTTGGCCAAGGTTATGCGAAACTGGCTTGGGGATATTACATTTCAGGAAGCATATAATAGAACGCGCAGAATACTTAACATCTGCGTTTCTAGTGCTGGAATATATGAGCTCCCCAAGCTATTGAACTACATCACAGCACCTAACGTGCTGATTTGGTCTGCAGT AGCTGTCTCGTGCTCGGTTCCATTAGTATTTTCGCCGTTTGTCCTCATGGCCAAAGATCCAGAGACAGGGGAGGCAGTCCCTTGGAACGACTTGCATAGGCAGTATATCGATGGCTCGGTAGATGGTGATTTACCGATGACCCGTCTATCGGAAATGTTCAACGTCAACCATTTCATTGTGTCGCAGGTTAATCCTCATGTGGTTCCGTTTCTCCCGAAGTATGATGGCCCGACCCATGGGACGCCGCAGACCCCGTCCTTGACTTCTAGATTGTTCCACACCATGACACACCTCGCAAAGGATGAGATACTGCATCGACTTACGGTTCTATCCGAACTTGGTATTTTCCCAACATCCTTGACCAAAACGGTTTCAATCGTGAACCAGAAATATTCCGGGGATATTAACATCTACCCCGAAATACTCTACACCCATTTCCCCGCAATACTAAAAAATCCGACTAGAGAGTTCATGCTTAAAGCATGTCTTTCAGGGGAGCGCGCGACGTGGCCCAAACTCAGACGGATTCGGAACCACTGCGCTATTGAATTAGCTTTGGACTCAGCTATTCAGCAGATGCGGGCCAGAGTGGCCTTTAGTTCGAGTCAGACCACCTTAAGGACAATCGGGCTGCCGGGCTATTCGGAGACCATAGACGGCAGCTGTGGCCGAGGCCGCTTGCTTAACCGGAGAAGCTCCTACAGTCATGAAGTCGAAAAGGCCAAGCATATTAGGGCCAACTCTGGTCGCCGAGCAAGACCACTTTTAAGACGATGCTGTAGTGTACAGTCGCCTGAACAATCGTCAGACACCGATCGGCAAGATGaggcagatgatgatcgaGCTGAAGCTCGTGAGAGTTATTTTCCCGACCTTAACGATGACCTATCTCTCACGGACTCCGGCACTGACGAAGAGACGCGACCCTTGGCTTTGGAACGACTCGGGCTTGCAGAGGGTCGAGCAGTCcatcatcaaccacctcGCTGGTCCGCTCCGCATGGTGCTCTCCCGTCGCTGCGGTCATTACCAACTACATCTATTCACTCAAGGAGATCATCTGTAGGCACACAACATCAGCCTTCAACCCATGTCACAGATCCCTCTTTGATTTCTGCACGCCAGTTATCCACCAAGTTGATATCGTCCCCTCAAAACCGCACGCTCCGCATGACACCCACGAGTCATCCAGACCTCTCACCTCCCGCCTACAACTAA
- a CDS encoding mannose-6-phosphate isomerase, class I (unnamed protein product): MAEPVVQLQCGVKNDPWGKQGKNSLAGQLWSKTPKNGDVKDDQTYSEMWMGTYPTVPSRILSTGELLSDYLKKNPQLVGKSALDKYGPEIPFLPKILSFSKALPLQVHPDKSLAEQLHKENPDQFNDPNHKPEIAVALSNFELFAGFKPLSEIEAIMKLKPIEQLVPSNQPFDDDLLRELCKTLLTLPPIVVSEIIQSLKDLPEGQFGKHRYIPGMLDRLSKQYTEFDNGNLVAALLMNYMTLGPGEAVCVPADSMHAYLCGDIVECMARSDNVINTGFCPRAERDNVDLFLRALTFKPHGVDEALLPRRKSDKGANGKSDEYAPPFSEFNVLATSLGAGEHETHKAISGPSLLFVTKGSGRLELSEGKSVKTFDLQEGYVYFVGQGVSLDLSTDRGIAVYRPYAE; encoded by the exons ATGGCGGAACCGGTTGTTCAGCTCCAATGCGGAGTAAAG AATGACCCATGGGGTAAGCAAGGAAAGAACTCGTTAGCTGGTCAGCTTTGGTCCAAGACCCCCAAGAATGGAGATGTAAAAGATGACCAAACATACTCTGAG ATGTGGATGGGCACATACCCGACTGTTCCTTCTCGGATCCTTTCAACAGGCGAGCTTCTCTCCGATtatctgaagaagaacccaCAGCTTGTTGGGAAATCGGCGCTTGATAAGTATGGACCCGAGATTCCGTTTTTGCCGAAG ATCCTCTCATTTAGTAAAGCGCTCCCTCTCCAAGTCCACCCAGACAAATCTCTAGCAGAGCAGCTTCACAAAGAAAATCCAGACCAGTTCAATGACCCAAACCACAAGCCCGAAATCGCAGTCGCGCTGTCCAATTTCGAGCTCTTTGCTGGTTTCAAGCCCCTCAGTGAAATCGAAGCGATCATGAAGCTTAAGCCAATTGAGCAATTAGTACCCTCCAATCAGCCATTCGACGATGATCTACTCCGGGAGCTCTGCAAGACGCTCCTCACTTTGCCTCCAATCGTTGTCTCGGAGATCATCCAGAGTCTTAAGGATCTCCCGGAAGGCCAGTTCGGAAAGCATCGTTATATCCCCGGAATGCTCGATCGACTTAGCAAGCAATATACTGAGTTTGATAACGGTAACCTGGTTGCCGCGCTACTGATGAACTACATGACTCTTGGACCTGGAGAGGCTGTCTGCGTACCTGCGGATAGTATGCATGCATATCTCTGTGGTGACATCGTTGAGTGTATGGCGCGGTCTGATAATGTGATTAATACGGGGTTCTGTCCGCGTGCAGAACGCGATAACGTCGATTTATTCTTGCGCGCGCTGACCTTCAAACCACATGGAGTGGACGAGGCTCTTTTGCCGCGGAGAAAGAGTGACAAGGGTGCCAATGGGAAATCGGATGAGTATGCGCCTCCTTTCAGTGAGTTTAACGTTTTGGCGACTAGTCTGGGAGCCGGAGAGCACGAAACACACAAGGCTATTTCAGGACCGAGTCTTTTATTTGTTACCAAAGGATCTGGGCGGTTAGAACTGTCTGAGGGCAAGTCTGTCAAGACGTTCGACCTGCAGGAGGGATATGTATACTTTGTTGGACAAGGAGTGAGCCTGGATCTCTCTACGGACAGGGGAATCGCTGTGTATCGACCATATGCCGAGTAA